The genomic segment AAATGGGGAGGGTATATCATAATAAAGAAGGAACTTCTTTTTACTGTTGCTTGACTTTTTCCCTAAAGTTGCATTTATTGTCCACAAGAGGGCGATGGTGTCTTTTTGAGATGCTGCAACAATGCCTAACGTCTTCCCTCTCCCACCCagtgattacacacacacaaagtgttaaacattcaaatgtttaatagtaatttaccattttaaaataGAATCACCCATAAAAATAAGTTTAACCAAACTCAGAGAAATAATTTAGTTATTCACATTACTACAGTGACCAACAGATTTTGCATCTTAGCAACAAGGCAGCAGTTGTTGCAGCCCCTAAATCTCTGACGTGAACAGAATTACATTAGTAAAGCAGTCGCATTAACGTTGCCTGCGCTCACATTCAACATAAAGCCAATTCTTATCCATCAACGCTCAACAGGGCCTTATAATAACAACAGCATTGTGTGGTAAACACAGAAGCAAAAGAAGAGATGTGAGAAAGATAAGCACAAAAATCAACTTTGCTTAAAaatagctttattttttatgctttcAAACTAGTGCAAATACATGCAAACTGAAATATGACAACCCTGTAAGCAGGCCCCTCATGGTACCACAGTAAAGACTGAAAGCTTCGTCACTGATGGGTCGACCCTCCCTTTTGGTTGTCCTCCAGCGGTCCCTTTACTTTGCACACAGCACAGTAGGGTTTTTTTGCAGTCATAATGCTAACCTAAGCCAAGACACATAAATGTGCCAACAGGCCAAGAGGCAAGTGATCCACATCCGTTCCCCTACATCCATTTATCCACATTCATTATTCAAGAATACAAAACCACTCAGTCAAATCTGAGCTCATATAAAGATTCTCTCGCTCACCCCTCTGCTGCTCGCCACATAAAAGATTCATCCCCCTCTTTTTCCAGAACAATGCTTAGAGGACGACGCTCAATATGTATGCATTGATTGCCCTTAAATTCTTAACCAGTGAGACTGAAGAACAAGCAGGTAGAAAAAGGAAACTGTGGAGGCTCGGGAATGTGACGTTGTTCTGGGTTTGTCTACAGCCTACCAGCTAGAGGACTGAACTGCAGAGCAGACACACTAAAAGCTACACTGTGAATTTCGACAATCAACTTTTACATAGCCACAGTGTTATTTATGACCCACCTGCACATGGATGCTTTACTTAACCACCTAGCGTAGGACTCAGTGTCCTGCCCAGCACTTACACTTTTGTTACATTGCACACATCCACTCTTTCACTGAACATCTATGATATAGAAAATGACACTGAACCACTTGAACAAGGTGACTGACAGACTGAGGTGAATGTATGGACACagggtttttattattaagtctCTGTGATGCTACTCTGCTGGTCACAAGTGGAAATTGGCTTTGTTCTCTGGATCTTTACACTTTGAGTCTTTGCATCTGTTTCAGTCAGATGGAAGATTTGCACAGGTTTCTAACCAAAGCAGTGTAATTCTAACATGAGCCACGAGTTTTACACAATCAAAAAGAGTCACTGCCATCCAAAGTCCTGTCCCGCCATCTGATAGAAGCGCTGGTTATGCGGCTTGTAGAAATCCCTCAGTCTCTGCATAACCTCTGGGTCGATGGAGGCGTGCGTCCTCCCTTTAGTTTTCCCCAGGCAATGAGGTTTGCTGCTGCCCTCGGGCTTTTTCAGGCAGGGGAAGCCTTTCGTTTTGTTGAAGTAGAAGTGCTTGTCCGTGACAATCCTCTGGAGGCCTAGAAAGTCCTGGACTTTGCCAAGTTCTCCAGCCGGGTCGGAGATGAGCCTCTCCCCGCTGACCAGATGGATCTGACTCCTGGGGAACCAGGCCAGCCAGCGCTCCAGGTGCTGAGCATATAAGCCAATCCACAGTGGGCTCCACAGAGAGTCGATCTGACCTGGAggcaaaacagaaatgtaaaaatttaacagaaaatgatCATTGCTATTATCACTGTAGTCCTAGGTCCTCATCCACCCTTTACATTTAAACTATTATCCTTTAGCCATTATCTTAAGTGAGAGGTTTCCAAAGCCTGGCACACTGCCACTTATCATTTTTAACCTGTTCCACTCCTGTTTCCTTTTAGCTTTCATATTAATTAATGTCACTTTAATTGCTACAACAGATAATAAGCATTACAGAGAAATCAAATCAGCGtgttaaaaatctaaataagaAAGGATTTTGCTAAAAACTAACTGTCACTGATGATAATATCAACATATTCCTTTCTTAAAGCTCCAGTATATAACTTTTTTGCTATGGATCAGACTAAACCCGGGCTGAACCCGATGAAGTTGAGTTTGTCCTGTGCTTATCTTTCAGAAGCAACGACCCAAATCACCAAATTACCAATGGTTCCCGTCCGGTTCAATTTGGGTGGTCATGTCAAAGGCTTCTATGACCCATTGAGGGTCAGTTATTTCTACTTAACATTCTTATTTATTGAAAAAGACTAATAATTGGACGGGTCGGATTGGACTTGGAAATATATACACACCTGGTATTTCCTGTCCACTGCATTAGTTGCATTATGTCCcagtttttgcttttatttgctCATGTTCAAgtaaaagaacaacaaagataGAGCAGAAAAGAAGTGGCTAATATGTCATGTTATATAGGCATAGCATGAGAAACCAGGAAGATGCCAGCTTAATCTTTTTATGAAAGGTTCATTGAGCACTAGTTAGGAAATCTTGAGCTCAGACACCAAACTGAAGTAGACCAAAACTGACCAAACTGAGTCAAACTGTACCTGTGGAGCGGTTCTTGAATGCAAGGCTCTCAAACGGAGGGATGTCTGGGGTCTTGGAGATGATCTGTGTGTAGTCAGATATGGCTCGGGTCACGGGGTCACGGACTACCACGATCAGCTTCACATCCCGCGACATAGCATGGACTCTTGGTGGCGTTTCCACAGTAACAAAGTAACGCGGCGTCTTCTCCATAACAATCTGGCCATCCAGGGCTTTGGGCATCATACTTCTGGAAGTACAGAAAAAGGTGTGTTAATTTATAgaaacataatatataataatataaagacCAATAGGAGATTATAGCAGAAAATGTGGGCTGTGTTTGAAAGCATTTACCGGTTCACGACTCCCTATATAACATACATTACACAGATTTCAAACACTTGCTAATCAGTGTCATATTGTAACTGTTTGAACTATTCAACTGTAATTGTTTTATGTGCATTGTGGGACTGCTTGCAGAAAgaagtatatacagtatgatatGTGCCCGACCTTTACTGTTGCATTGTGGGATGCTTTCAGTGCACTATATGGACTGTGAGTCGACATTCAGAACATCCTATATAGTGACAAGGGAGTGATTGTTGAAGCAAGACAATGGCTGTGTccaaaaggtttgttttgtaAGTACAAAATATGTACCAGAAACactaaataaacttaaaaataaaagtaaaaaaaaagtgcaatgtaaattaaaagaaaaaggtttttagTTAAAATAAGCAACTGttttcatcaaataaaaatattctagACATGTCTCCATAAATCACCAGTTCATTTGGTATACTGACCAGTGCTTTTTGaaagcatttttatattttacaaaaaaaaaatgtcagatttagGTGAGAAAACACCACCAGGACgtagttagcttagcataaaacCATGAAGCACCCGGAAATAGcgaaatatttgtttttatttaatgaactttAGAAGTGTGCTTGGGGAAGACCTTTAGGCTGACACATCCGAGCTGTTACCACCTGCTTACAGTCCAAATCTAGGCTAGAGCACACACTCTAAGCAAATAAGTATACTTTACAAAACAATGTCAGCTTAGCTTTAAAGTATCTTCACAGCTAATATTTGAGAAATCTCGAAGATTAAAAAGGTAATTATTGATACAGATATTGATGATAAAAATTGGGCAGTGACACAGTATGTGTACAGTAGATCTCCAGTGATCCAGATCTGCAGGCAGGTGACAGCTGCGCTACATAAACACAGGAGTCTTTCCGTAAATGTCTCTCACTCTgttcacctccacctccacagcaGAAGCCCAGCAGATGGGACTCATTTAGAGATAAATGACTCCAAAGGCCCAACAGGACCAACTGGAAACTCAGGGACATCTGCCAGCACACCTGCCACACACCTGACTGACTGAGTGAACATGCACTGCCTCAGTGGCATGATCACACGCAGCTCGGATTCAGCATCTCGGCTTGTTTAAAGGGGGGCAGAATGCGTTTTGTGAGaccaaaacaacaagctgaaagAGTATAAAACGCttgcaaaaacacattaagatGATCATTTTCTGTGGGTTTTTCATTATAAGCAGCACCTTCCACATTATAGACCATCTATAATAGTTATTTGTCCTTTGtcattacaaatatatttatcaATGCAGCTTTAAGTTGCCATCTCTATATTAGAGATTGCATAGTGATAACTCATGGGTGTGTACTGAGATGCCCTTGTTTTTATACAGTCTCCTATTTTAGGGATGTATCACAAAACAGAGACTCAATAAAACGTTGtaaaggagacagacagaggcagagcagaggggACATAGTG from the Anabas testudineus chromosome 19, fAnaTes1.2, whole genome shotgun sequence genome contains:
- the hs3st3l gene encoding heparan sulfate (glucosamine) 3-O-sulfotransferase 3-like; translation: MAAFHHHHHHHYHHPHADLRRLFHRLTIASSLSILCFSLVYLLTGCCESQLAENSEVKTPQREFLASGSGWPTRYDRNGTSVAQEGNNGAGEGAFSGHPGMEANSSGKEWTATRRLPQALIIGVKKGGTRALLEFLRLHPDIRALGSEPHFFDRHYARGLDWYRSMMPKALDGQIVMEKTPRYFVTVETPPRVHAMSRDVKLIVVVRDPVTRAISDYTQIISKTPDIPPFESLAFKNRSTGQIDSLWSPLWIGLYAQHLERWLAWFPRSQIHLVSGERLISDPAGELGKVQDFLGLQRIVTDKHFYFNKTKGFPCLKKPEGSSKPHCLGKTKGRTHASIDPEVMQRLRDFYKPHNQRFYQMAGQDFGWQ